CATGCCGGAAGGCTGGTATTCGTTGGCATCCATAAACCGGAGGGCCATCAATCGGTTGAACCAGGTGTAGGCCACCTTTTCGATAAGTTGCTCTTTGCCTGTCCGGGCAATCTCTTCCTTAAGTTCCCGAATCTCTTTGGCCTGCTCGCGCAGCGCAATGCTATCGGCATTCAGCACATATTCTATTTTGGCTCCCACCTGCTCGATGAGTTTGCGGCGTGCCTGCTGAGCGAATCTTTTAAGTTGGTTTGTGTTCATTTTGGTGATTGGTGGGTGGTGATTGGTGGTTGGTGGTTGGTGATTGGTGGGTGGTGATTGGTGGGTGGTGATTAGAGGTGGGCGGTGAGTTTGGTGATCAGGCTGTTGATTTGACGCGCCAGGCTCTCTGTTTCCTGTGTGAGTGGTGGGATTTTTTCCGTTGCTATCATTTCCAGATTTGAAGTCAGGATGAGTTGGGTTTCCAGTTCTGCCAGCGATCCCCTTGCTATCCTCAGAAAGTGGATAAACTCCTTGGTTCCCCTCGCCTGTCCCTCTGCTATATTGCTCGGGACGCTTACTGCCGCCCGTTTGATCTGATTCGTAAGGCCGAATAATTCTTCTTTCGGCATTTCGCGCATCAGCAAATAAACCAGTTTTGTTATCTCCATGGCCTGTTGCCAAATTCTCAGTTCCTTGAAATTCATTGGCGTGCTCATCTTTGTTATTATTTTGATTACACATTAAATTTTCTTTATCGTTCTCCAATCCCCAATCCCCAATCTCCAACCCCTAAAGTGTTATCCTTCTGTTTTCTTCAATATGGTGCAACAGCGCCTTTTTTAAAGCTTCTGTGTATTCTTCCACATCTTCCCTGCTGGTCAGTTCCGATTTTGGAAACTTTACTTTTACATTTGTGCTTCTGATGTATTTTATTAGGTGGTAGTCAGTTTTCCCATCTTCAATTGGCTTGACAACCAAAGCCTGAATCTTGTTGAGGAGTTCAATCTTCAGGTTGCTTGCCTGCTGCTGATATTGTTGCAGGTTGGCAATGTAGCGCTGCGAATCGGCCTTTGCTTTCAATTCATCCAGTGGCGCTGTTATCCTGTTTTGTTCTTCAGGTGTTAATTTGGCAAAATCAGCATGGGATGCCAGCGCTTCCTTTACTGCTTCAACTTTGGATATGGCTGCATATTTTTCCTGAGTTATCTTGCCACGTACTTTATTCATTAGGCCGTCCATTACTGACTTTGCTTCGCGCATCACATTGCCTTCATAAGGTTTTGGATGGTTGAAATGCCCGCTGAGCAATGCTACTTCTTCACCATCGATAAACTCGAAGTTGGATTGATCCCCATCGAGGTAAATCCTGATTTGATCATAGATTTTCTTTTGTTCGCCATTCCAGAAACGCTTGATGGGATCAAGAATGTCTTCTTTTGCGTCGAGTAATTTATCCTCCCATTCGTTTACAGTATTTATCAATACACCATACTCCATGCGCACCAGTTTATGCAGCAATTCCTTCAAGGGCTCAAGAATTTTCATAAACGCGTATTGATTTCTAGCAACAATGTACTGCAATACAAGGTCGTACTCCTCGGTGACCTTTTGCCTGAACTGCGCCACCACTTCTTTGGGTTCGTTGGCTCCACAGGATTTGTCAAAAGCATCCTGATAAACTTCTTTCAGTTTTTTAATCAGGCGCTGATCAAACTCCATTTGAGGCTCCAGCAGGGTGTTGCTGTATGTCCGGTTGTTGTTGAAGGCAGCCAGCACATCAGCATCGGTGAGCAGGTTTGAATCCTGCCTGAATTCCAGCTTCCCGCGTTTAAATACCCGGGCACATACACACCAGATCGCTGTCTGATACCAGCCATAAGGTTTTTTTGTAAAGTGATCTTTTAGGTCGGTGAGCGAGGTGCGGTCCGATTGCTTTTTGCGCCGGATCACAAAGTTTAGAATTTCGTTTTCGGCTTCACTGATGCAGGTATCATCCTGTCCAAATAAATCATCTTGTTTGCTTTGCAGAATTGTTTTGATGGTTTCCTCTCTGTATTCCACCGCACCCAACATCTTAAGACTTGGATAGGCCAGCTTAATCAAATCCTGGAATGCATTTACAACTTTGATCCGGCCATCGGTAGATTCCATTATTTCGTGCTGCTTACCGTTTAGGAAAACCATCGATTTTCCCATGGCGCGGTTCAGCATCGGGCGGAGGTAGGCGTTGTACTTCTGGGCATTCTGAAATCCCTTGTCCCGAAGTATCTTGCTAATGGTGTCTTTGGTAGATGAGTTGTGGTTTTGCTTGATGTACTTTTCAGTTTTCAAATACAAGCGGGTCTCCTCTAAAATGCGTCCTTCATCAGGAATCACAAACCGGATCAGGGTATTATCCCATACGGTTTCTCCTTTGTAAAATTCGGCATCGCCATACCTGTCGTTGTTGGGAGTAATAATCTCGATAGTCAATTCGCGTTCCTTGCTTAAGATGGCACCATCGAGCTTGCGGGTAAATTCATATTCCTGTTTGTTATCTAAAAACCTGAATCGTGTGTCCCTTATCACATCATCAAACAAAAGTTTGCTGAGCATGCTGGTGATGGCCTGACCATCAATTTCCGTGTTCTTTATTTCACGTTCCACATCCTGCTCGTCATCGGTTAGAAACTCATACGTTTCAGCATTACGCTGGATGTAGTTTTGATTTTCGAGTAAGTTCAGGGCCAGTTGCACCTCTTTTTCGTGCGCTTTCAAATCCACATGCAGGCTATCGATCATCAATACCGAAATGTTTCGTGCTGTGGTTTTGAATTGATCATAGTATTTTACCATGAATAAAACTTTGAGCACCTTTTTGGCAAAATCGGAAGTGAGCTGTCTTTCGGCGAGGATGATGGTATTTTGTATTTCACCCCTGATGGCTGAGCGCAATCCTTCAAACAGCATATCAAAACTGGTGATGGAGTTGTTGCTTTGCTCAGCGAGTTGCTTCAGCACCTCCTGGAATACGCCAAGCATCGACCGCTCACCGGTAGAAGCATGCTTACCCTGAAATGCGTTGTGTTTTGAGAGTGACTTAACACTCTGCTGGAACAAGTCGAACTGATACGGAATAAAAGGGTATTTATTGATAAAGTCAGCTTCACCTTTGAACCCTCTGAACTGAACTCCGGTTTCGGAAAAAGAAAGCAGGGTTTCGAGATTGGATTGCTCTTTATTCCAAACGATAGATAGCTCAGCTTTACCGGGATCATTTTTTGCAAGCAGGCGTTTTTCGATTACTTCATCCACGTTGGCAGAAGTTAAAGGGATTCGCACCCTGAAACGTCCCTGGATTTTAGAAAAGTCATCCGATTGCACGGTGCTGTCATCACCAATAAGGCTTTCGAGATCTTCCTGTGAAGTAACCAATAGCCACGCTTTGCCACGGCTCTTGGTTGCAAGGGTTTCTGCAATAGTTTGCAAATTAAGCATCAACTTGGTATTTTCGCTGATGTATTGCCCTACTTCATCCACAAAGAAGTTTAACCTGAATCCGGGTTCTTTGGATTGAATGTATGTATTTACCTTTTCACAATAATCCTCTATCCAGATGGCACTGTGATCATTCCTGAAATCATCGATAATGGTGGCGTAATTTTCTTCTGGCTCCCCGTATATTTTGGAAAGTGTAGTTGCAACGGCGCTCTTAATCTTAGGAACGGCAGTTTGCCGACGGCCCTGGAACCAGTGCTTCTCTGCAATAGCTTCAAATTCATGGATAAATTCGTCATACTTTCCTTCCTGTGTGAGCCAGAGTTCAAATTCAGCCACATGCTTTAATCCTCCGTAAAAGCCCATGTGATCGTAGAAAACTTTGTAGAAAACTTTTAAGATGGCATCTTCATCATTTTTTGATGTGATCTGTGCCTGTTGGTCGATATTAAAAAGTATGGACTCCGACGGTATCTTAGCTGCTTTCAGCACATCTGCCTTCAATATGGCATCCTCTTCAATCTTTGAAGCAAAGAGTTCTCCCAAAAGCCAGCCATTGTATTCTTTGTTTTCGAGAATGTATGAAAGGATTTTCAACAGATGGGACTTACCCGAACCAAAGAAGCCTGAAATCCAAACCCCGTTAATGCCTGCGTAATTAATGTAGTTGCTGAAAAAGTCTTTGATCTTTCGGGCAATTTCATTGGTTATTACATACTCATCCACCTCCTGGAAAATATTTTCCTGGTCGTCAGCCTTAATCACTGTTTCGATGTTCCGGCTTACATCTAATTTAAAAAGTTCTTTAAGTTTCATTTTTTAGATTTTGTATTTATCGATATTGAAAGCCCTGTAATAATTATCGTCTTTTAGCAGCCCGAATAATTCCAAAGACTGACCATTGTATTTTCCCGGAAAAAACATCAGGGTAGGTGCGTCTTTTGCAATATTCTGCAGGTTATTTAAAATGTTGTGCGAACGAAGAAAAGGAAACACCTGTCCAACTCCCGTGATGAAATACACCTTTGCTGCACTTGCGTCAATCATTGCCTTTAAGCGAGGCATAAAAACTTCGTTGATATCTATTATGGCCTGAAGGGTGGTTTTAAATTCGTCTTTGTTCAGCTCTTTCTCCAAATCAAACACTTCCCCCTCCCCCAATTCCTCTTCAAGCACCTGCAAGCTGATATCGTACAGGTTTAATTCGAGCACCTTGATACCAATATTCTCAAGGCGGTTGACAAGCCCTTTCATTGCTTTTGTTACTTCCAGTTCCTGCTCGGGATTGTAAGCGGAAATAAAAAAGGGTATCTCCCCACCCAGTGCTTTCATGCTCAGAAAATTTCCTTCCTGTATCACCTTTAGCAGGTGTTCAAATTTTTGTCCAATATTCTCTTTTACCATTTCTGTAATTCTTTTTCTATGTCATGATCACTAAGTAAGAACAAGCGTAACCAATTGGGATTGTCAGATAAGATGACATGCTTTAACTCTTCTGAAGGAAACTGTGGCTGGATCATCCTTGTATGAATTGAGTCGATCAGGCCTCCTTCTTCAACGATTTTGAATACATGCTGCTTTCCCTTTTTAAGCGTGGCTTCAGCAAATTGAGCAATCTCCGGATGAAGATCCGTTTTGCTGTTGAAGAAAGAGCGGTAGTCCGCATCAGTCAGCTCCAGATCAAACACTAAATATTTCTCGCGGACAACTTCAATTACAAAGTCAGCAATGTATGGATAGACCTTGCAACATGAAAGGAGTGCAATCTGCGCTTGTTGGTGAGATCCTGTTCTGGTAAATAAATCGATTTGCGCCGGGGTTAAGGCTTCATAGCGTTTGATGTATTCCTGTAAAATGCGCTTGTTCGTCCGCGATTTCCGGCTGCTAAAATCTTCTATGAGATCATCAATGTCAATGGGTTTAGTGCTTTGCTGGAACATTTCGACCGCCTGCCTGAAGTCATCCAACCTCAAGGTAGTTGCGGTAAATGAAAAGCCATATTCTTGTAATTCGTTCATCTTAATCGCTCAATGGGTGTGTCAAAAATATCACTCAGCCTCTTTAGGTTTTCTTCATTGGGCTTTACCTTGTTGTTTGCCCAGTTGCTCAGCGTTACCTCAGAAACACCCAGCTTTTCAGCAAGCCATTTTTGCCTGTAGCCTTTTACTTTAATTAAGTCTTTCAGAATGCTCACTTTAAGATTTATTAAATTTAAGCTTCCAAAGATAGATAAAAAAGAATGCATGCTGAAACGCTTAGCAATAGATCGGAAAGTGTCGAATCACCCAAAACCGGACGAAAGGTCGAATTTTGTAGAGGTCGGGTTTTCTGCAGAGCAGAATTACTTGAATCTTGGTCGCATGAACTGGAGGTAAAATGCACCCATGCGAGGGCATTATTTTTCACAATTGCAACATTCTTATTTAAAATGAAAATAAATTACTGATTTTTGAAAATACGTTAGTCCTGAAAATCCCTACGTACTTTCGATGGGAAGCATCATTCGTCCTGAAATTCCAGCTTTAATGTCTTAACGCTTTTTTCCGCTGTATTTGCTGATGTTATTTTTCTGTACTTTTGATGTGATTTTAAAACGATTTAATTGAATTTGAAACAATGCTATTAAATTTGAAACAGAATTGTTGAGGAAACATCAAAGTTGCAGCACAAGATCATTAACCTAAAAACAAAAAAAATGAAACGTGTTTATCTATTTGGAGTATTGTCGTTTTTCTTTTCTTTTTCAACAGCCTTTGCGCAGATTGTTTACGTAACACCAGAGGGATCCGGAGCAATGGATGGGAGCTCATGGAGCAATGCACTGGATGGGAATGGTGCGGCGGGGGATGGTTACACCAGGCTGGCAGATACAATGCGGCTGGCAACTTCCGGAACACATTTCTGGATAGCAGAAGGAACTTACAAACCCTGCGCAGATGATGACCGGGAAAAATCATTTGAACTGTCTCAAAACGTCAAGATTTATGGTGGTTTTTTGGGAAATGAAACCTCTATGGCTGACAGAAACTGGAACCTCCATTTGTCTATACTTAGCGGAGACATTGGCGTTACGGGAGTAGCAACTGATAATACAATTCATGTGGTCACCACACTGGGTTCAGGCTGGAGTCAGTTTTCTACCTTAGATGGATTGGTGATCAGGGATGGGTATGCTTTCGATCCATTAACACCGTTTACCAGCCCTGTCCGAACAGGTGCAGGCATTTATGCCAGCAATAAACTACAATTACAAAACTGTACAATAACGGGCAATTCGTGCCAGCAAAGCGGAGGAGGGATATTATCATCCGGAATACTGAATATAAACAACTGCATTTTTACATTTAACACAGCATCTTCTGGTGCTGCGATCGCTGTCAGATCTTCATCCACTTTTAATATCTCTTGTTCAAAAATTGTTCAGAATACCTCATCGTATAGTGGGGGCGGAATAACAACAGATGGTATTTCGAAAATAACAAATTGTCTGATTACAAATAATTCTGCTTCAAATGGTGGTGGAATTCTGATAATGGGAAGCAATACAACTATTTCGTCCTCTACAATAGCTAATAATGGGCTTGGCGTCTTTGTTTGGGCTAGCAGCTCGGGTATAATCCGTAATTCAATTATTTCAGGAGGATCAATCGGTTTAATGTCAGTTAGCTCATCGGTTGATTGTAAATATACCTGTGTTGAAGGTAATATAGTAGGTGAAGGTAATATTAATCAGAATCCATTGTTTGTTAGTCCTACCCTTGTGAATGGGCCCAGCGGCAATGGCTTGGCAGCCAATTGGCGTTTACGCTGGTGTTCGCCCTGTTTTGAAGCCGGGAACAACACGATGATACCGCCAGACGTTGCAACAGATATAGAAGGTAACACCCGGATTCGTTATTCGGCAGTTGACATGGGAGCATATGAACTGGATACAACCGGGCTGATCCAAATTAGTGTGGACTTTACTAACAACACGATTTATGTTTCCGATAGTTCGAACTATTCAGGAGATGGATCAACCTGGCAAAATGCCCTTGCAGGAAATATGGAAAGCTGCAAATATCCGGGGCAGTCGGTACTATATGAAACTATGAAAGATGCAATCAATGGTACTGAGATATGGATTAAAAAAGGAATATATAAAAATAGCCTACTTGGGAATCGAAACCATTCATTTACTGTTGGCAACGGTGTAATAGTTTACGGCGGCTTTCTCGGAAATGAATCTTCTCCAAGCCAACGAAATTTACAAATCAATAAAACCATTTTTAGTGGGAATATTGGGGATACATTATTAAGTACCGATAATAGCATCCATGTGCTGAATATCAATCCTACAGGAGAGGCTTATACAGATTCTGCCAGAATTGATGGAGTTACTGTTGCGGATGGATATGCAAACGGTGCTGATGGTGCCGGAATTCTTATAAATCCCAACACAAAAATAAGGTGTAATAATCTTGAAATAAAAAACAATACATCTTCTGGAAATGGGGCTGGAATGAAAATCAATGCACTGGCAGGGGTGCGCATAACCAACAGTCTTGTTGCAAATAATACCGGAGTTGGAATTTACAATCTGGGCAAAATCCTCCTTGATTCGTGTTCTTTAAAACTCAACAGCACTACCGGTGTTTATAGCGCAGACAGCCTATTTATAAACTATTGCAGCATCGACAGCAATTTAACCAGTGGCATCATCAATGCCGCCTATTGTAAAATTACCGATGGATCGTTGAAAGGGAATAAAAGTGGTATATGGAATAAACCGGGGGCGACGTTTTATCTGAACAATTGCAACGTGTCGGGCAATGCAACCGGGGGAGGGATCCTCAACAATGGATCGTTGGTAATCACAGGCAGTACCATCAATTACAATTCAGTAAACAGCTCGGGATCTGGTATAAATAACTCAGCCACTGCAACGTGTTCCGTTTCTCATTCAACCCTTGCCTACAATGGCGGTGGGGGTGCAGTTAACTATGGTGTATTCAATATAGAGTGCAGTTCAATTTGCAACAATACGGGTGGATACGGTGGAGGCCTCTATAATCCGACCATTGTTAAAAACTGTATTGTTGCCAATAATACAAAATCAAGTGTTTATACGTCTGGTGGGGGTATCTGGGTCGGCTCAGGCTGCCAGGGAGTTTTTAATACAACAGTGGCAAATAATACGGGCGAGGGGATATCCTCTTCAACCATGAATGGATGGGGAGGGTTGATAATTAATCCAGAGATATTTTTAATCAAAAATTCCATTATTTATGGCAATGAAACTCAGCTTTCAGGTAATTTTAATATTTCTAATTCATGTTCTGCTGGTATCGAACAAAGTAACAGTAATATTTTTGATGATCCACAATGGATAAATCCTTCAATAGGAATAGGCACTGCATTTAGTGGAGTTCTTGCAGACTGGAGTCTGCAGAATTGTTCTCCTTGTGTAAATAATGGGAATAATACCTTTTTATCACCTTCAGATACCACTGATGCTTTAGGAAATACGCGTTTGATGTATGGAGTAGTTGATATGGGTGGTGTCGAGTCGCAAGTACCCCCTGTGAACGATATTTTGTATGAAGGAGGAATTGTCTACATAAATGATTCAGCTAATGAAGAAGGGAATGGAACATCCTGGAGTAATTCGGCCCCTGGTAATGCACCAAGTTGCAAGTACATGGGATATAACATGCTTTACCAGGCGATGCGAGATGCACCGGCCGGTTACCAGGTATGGATAAAAGGAGGATTTTTTAAGGTTTCGAATGATGATGACCGTAACAAGTCTTTTCTGATAGAACCGAAGCTTCAGGTGTATGGAGGATTTGCCGGAAATGAAAATACACTTTCCCAACGCAACCCATCTTCAAATCAAACAATTCTTTCAGGAAATATAGGCATTATAACTGACAGCCTGGATAATTCCTACCATGTTATGATTTCTCTAGCCTCGCCAACTATATGGAATGATACCGCACTACTTGACAACATAACCATTCAAGACGGAATGGCTGATGGCGCTGCTGATAAGATTTGTGGAGGAGGTATATTACTAAACACAAACTGTAGGTTAAAGATGACTTATTGCAAGATAATTTCAAATTCGTGTTTAGGAAGAGGAAACCCAAATATTCCTACATATACCGGTGGTGGTGGGATAATGAATAAGGGAATATTGATGATGGAGAATTGCGAAGTTTCCAAAAATAAAGCAGTTTATCTTGGTGGTGGCATTTTCAGTAACTGCGACTTATCATTGAAAAATTGTTTAATCGATGGTAATAAAATCACCTTCCCCGGTGGAGGATGGTTTCCGCAATGGGGAGGTGGTGGGATATATAATTATATTACCGGTAATCTGACTGTAGATTCCTGCACAATAAAAAATAATACGACCCAAAACAACCTGCATGCCGGAGGAATCTACAACAAAGGCAGGCTTGAGCTTGAGCGTTCAACCATTGAAGGAAATTTTTCGGGAAGAGATGGAGGGGGAATGTATTCAATGGGACCGACAAGTATTAATCACTGCCATTTTACAAACAATCAATCAGCTTTTTATGGTGGAGCAATTGTCGCCACAGACACACTTAAAATTGATAGTTGTCTTTTTGATTATAATATAGGCTGCAGCCAACCAACTATTGTCACCTCGGGTGTGAGCATTATTTCCAATTCTGAACTCAGTCACAGCATTATGACATGCCAGGCCGGTAGGGCAGGAGGCATATTCAGTAATGGCAAAACAAGAGTTATTAATTGTAATATTCATTCCCACGACACCCACGGCATACAACTAGAAGGTTCAGGCGGCATGTTCAATATCGTAATAATATTCACAGACTCTGATGGAGGTGGAATCCAGCACCAAGGCGACACTCTGTGGGTTGAGAATTG
This window of the Bacteroidales bacterium genome carries:
- a CDS encoding DUF1819 family protein encodes the protein MNELQEYGFSFTATTLRLDDFRQAVEMFQQSTKPIDIDDLIEDFSSRKSRTNKRILQEYIKRYEALTPAQIDLFTRTGSHQQAQIALLSCCKVYPYIADFVIEVVREKYLVFDLELTDADYRSFFNSKTDLHPEIAQFAEATLKKGKQHVFKIVEEGGLIDSIHTRMIQPQFPSEELKHVILSDNPNWLRLFLLSDHDIEKELQKW
- a CDS encoding right-handed parallel beta-helix repeat-containing protein, producing MKRVYLFGVLSFFFSFSTAFAQIVYVTPEGSGAMDGSSWSNALDGNGAAGDGYTRLADTMRLATSGTHFWIAEGTYKPCADDDREKSFELSQNVKIYGGFLGNETSMADRNWNLHLSILSGDIGVTGVATDNTIHVVTTLGSGWSQFSTLDGLVIRDGYAFDPLTPFTSPVRTGAGIYASNKLQLQNCTITGNSCQQSGGGILSSGILNINNCIFTFNTASSGAAIAVRSSSTFNISCSKIVQNTSSYSGGGITTDGISKITNCLITNNSASNGGGILIMGSNTTISSSTIANNGLGVFVWASSSGIIRNSIISGGSIGLMSVSSSVDCKYTCVEGNIVGEGNINQNPLFVSPTLVNGPSGNGLAANWRLRWCSPCFEAGNNTMIPPDVATDIEGNTRIRYSAVDMGAYELDTTGLIQISVDFTNNTIYVSDSSNYSGDGSTWQNALAGNMESCKYPGQSVLYETMKDAINGTEIWIKKGIYKNSLLGNRNHSFTVGNGVIVYGGFLGNESSPSQRNLQINKTIFSGNIGDTLLSTDNSIHVLNINPTGEAYTDSARIDGVTVADGYANGADGAGILINPNTKIRCNNLEIKNNTSSGNGAGMKINALAGVRITNSLVANNTGVGIYNLGKILLDSCSLKLNSTTGVYSADSLFINYCSIDSNLTSGIINAAYCKITDGSLKGNKSGIWNKPGATFYLNNCNVSGNATGGGILNNGSLVITGSTINYNSVNSSGSGINNSATATCSVSHSTLAYNGGGGAVNYGVFNIECSSICNNTGGYGGGLYNPTIVKNCIVANNTKSSVYTSGGGIWVGSGCQGVFNTTVANNTGEGISSSTMNGWGGLIINPEIFLIKNSIIYGNETQLSGNFNISNSCSAGIEQSNSNIFDDPQWINPSIGIGTAFSGVLADWSLQNCSPCVNNGNNTFLSPSDTTDALGNTRLMYGVVDMGGVESQVPPVNDILYEGGIVYINDSANEEGNGTSWSNSAPGNAPSCKYMGYNMLYQAMRDAPAGYQVWIKGGFFKVSNDDDRNKSFLIEPKLQVYGGFAGNENTLSQRNPSSNQTILSGNIGIITDSLDNSYHVMISLASPTIWNDTALLDNITIQDGMADGAADKICGGGILLNTNCRLKMTYCKIISNSCLGRGNPNIPTYTGGGGIMNKGILMMENCEVSKNKAVYLGGGIFSNCDLSLKNCLIDGNKITFPGGGWFPQWGGGGIYNYITGNLTVDSCTIKNNTTQNNLHAGGIYNKGRLELERSTIEGNFSGRDGGGMYSMGPTSINHCHFTNNQSAFYGGAIVATDTLKIDSCLFDYNIGCSQPTIVTSGVSIISNSELSHSIMTCQAGRAGGIFSNGKTRVINCNIHSHDTHGIQLEGSGGMFNIVIIFTDSDGGGIQHQGDTLWVENCNIHHNIAGGGGGIAVYSGVAYVLDTKIVNNFTAVGAAIRNKAKVYVSNCLIANNSYYNGGLFQNVSNSNMEIINSTISNNMSLSTANDNALLYHGEYQNYTENQFQFTNCIIQSQSSLTGFYPGSAGSELINYSNVTGGFPGIGNINSDPLFVNPTAGIDTTTNALLADWSLSACSPCINIGNDTVVSDTLDLGGNVRKFNRVDMGAYELQYLNTIANVNASQIGRTNALVVWETSILPCRTAVFVKDTIAGQPAIDNVGLYSPNIQFGSGSQIDGWFCVYNDINDSVAITGLVEGTKYRVAVFNYVLNQFYDAPVFLNFITEKTELPDITKIFGEASFLLSASAVSGINSFEYTIDNPSVASVAGNLVTINGCGLAQIKARHNGNNIYLSDSTTAVLTINFYLPDPESISGPSVVYQGQNQITYSIPEITYATSYIWTLPTGATGTSSTNSIDVDFGLSAISGNITVMGTNDCGDGAVSTLAITVNAMPFTQIVHIPKGWSGLSSYVDPENPDIIALLESIEDAIVILYNYEGMYFPAQNINTVQEWNAQSGYFIKTQNEIDLTFMGSMVANKTVALETGWNLIPVLNSCEEEVTTLFDGLEVIMIKEVAGLNLYWPQYNINTLPQLQSGKAYLVLMQSPGTITFTDCE
- a CDS encoding helix-turn-helix transcriptional regulator, which gives rise to MHSFLSIFGSLNLINLKVSILKDLIKVKGYRQKWLAEKLGVSEVTLSNWANNKVKPNEENLKRLSDIFDTPIERLR
- a CDS encoding four helix bundle protein, translating into MNFKELRIWQQAMEITKLVYLLMREMPKEELFGLTNQIKRAAVSVPSNIAEGQARGTKEFIHFLRIARGSLAELETQLILTSNLEMIATEKIPPLTQETESLARQINSLITKLTAHL
- the brxC gene encoding BREX system P-loop protein BrxC, giving the protein MKLKELFKLDVSRNIETVIKADDQENIFQEVDEYVITNEIARKIKDFFSNYINYAGINGVWISGFFGSGKSHLLKILSYILENKEYNGWLLGELFASKIEEDAILKADVLKAAKIPSESILFNIDQQAQITSKNDEDAILKVFYKVFYDHMGFYGGLKHVAEFELWLTQEGKYDEFIHEFEAIAEKHWFQGRRQTAVPKIKSAVATTLSKIYGEPEENYATIIDDFRNDHSAIWIEDYCEKVNTYIQSKEPGFRLNFFVDEVGQYISENTKLMLNLQTIAETLATKSRGKAWLLVTSQEDLESLIGDDSTVQSDDFSKIQGRFRVRIPLTSANVDEVIEKRLLAKNDPGKAELSIVWNKEQSNLETLLSFSETGVQFRGFKGEADFINKYPFIPYQFDLFQQSVKSLSKHNAFQGKHASTGERSMLGVFQEVLKQLAEQSNNSITSFDMLFEGLRSAIRGEIQNTIILAERQLTSDFAKKVLKVLFMVKYYDQFKTTARNISVLMIDSLHVDLKAHEKEVQLALNLLENQNYIQRNAETYEFLTDDEQDVEREIKNTEIDGQAITSMLSKLLFDDVIRDTRFRFLDNKQEYEFTRKLDGAILSKERELTIEIITPNNDRYGDAEFYKGETVWDNTLIRFVIPDEGRILEETRLYLKTEKYIKQNHNSSTKDTISKILRDKGFQNAQKYNAYLRPMLNRAMGKSMVFLNGKQHEIMESTDGRIKVVNAFQDLIKLAYPSLKMLGAVEYREETIKTILQSKQDDLFGQDDTCISEAENEILNFVIRRKKQSDRTSLTDLKDHFTKKPYGWYQTAIWCVCARVFKRGKLEFRQDSNLLTDADVLAAFNNNRTYSNTLLEPQMEFDQRLIKKLKEVYQDAFDKSCGANEPKEVVAQFRQKVTEEYDLVLQYIVARNQYAFMKILEPLKELLHKLVRMEYGVLINTVNEWEDKLLDAKEDILDPIKRFWNGEQKKIYDQIRIYLDGDQSNFEFIDGEEVALLSGHFNHPKPYEGNVMREAKSVMDGLMNKVRGKITQEKYAAISKVEAVKEALASHADFAKLTPEEQNRITAPLDELKAKADSQRYIANLQQYQQQASNLKIELLNKIQALVVKPIEDGKTDYHLIKYIRSTNVKVKFPKSELTSREDVEEYTEALKKALLHHIEENRRITL
- a CDS encoding DUF1788 domain-containing protein — encoded protein: MVKENIGQKFEHLLKVIQEGNFLSMKALGGEIPFFISAYNPEQELEVTKAMKGLVNRLENIGIKVLELNLYDISLQVLEEELGEGEVFDLEKELNKDEFKTTLQAIIDINEVFMPRLKAMIDASAAKVYFITGVGQVFPFLRSHNILNNLQNIAKDAPTLMFFPGKYNGQSLELFGLLKDDNYYRAFNIDKYKI